Proteins encoded within one genomic window of Bradyrhizobium sp. AZCC 1719:
- a CDS encoding MFS transporter — translation MPSIETSYSWTRLVVSITLSTLGCVGMWSLVVALPAVQTDFNAPRADATLPYTLTTIGFMIGGIIVGRLADRFGILPPLAGGTILMSLGYVLTASAPSLLVFAVVSGLTIGLGGAASFAPLVADASLWFDRHRGLAISLATIGSSLAGVVWPPIIQHFIAAVGWRQTHIGIGLFCLATMLPLSLVLLRRPVFHKATLEATSTGSTYQAIGLAPSVTQGLLAFAGLCCCVAMSMPQVHLVAYCGDLGYGPARGAEMLAVMLGFGVASRLIFGWVLNFIGGLPTLLLGSAMQAIALALYLPFDGLVSLYVISAIFGLAQGGIIPSYAVIIRELFPAQEAGLRVSLAISVTLAGMALGGWLAGAIYDWTGSYAAALVNGIAWNIMNMAIAAWLLHQRTLPRRLAACRQKVLSA, via the coding sequence ATGCCGTCGATCGAGACTTCATATTCCTGGACTCGCCTCGTCGTCTCCATCACCCTCAGCACACTGGGCTGCGTGGGCATGTGGTCTCTCGTCGTGGCGCTGCCGGCAGTGCAAACCGATTTCAACGCGCCTCGCGCCGACGCGACGCTGCCCTATACACTCACTACCATCGGCTTCATGATCGGCGGCATCATTGTCGGCCGATTGGCAGATCGATTCGGCATCTTGCCGCCCCTCGCCGGGGGCACGATCCTGATGAGTCTCGGCTACGTCCTCACTGCGTCCGCTCCGAGCCTGCTCGTCTTCGCGGTTGTCTCCGGCCTTACGATCGGCCTCGGCGGCGCAGCGAGCTTCGCGCCCTTGGTGGCCGACGCCTCGCTTTGGTTCGATAGGCACCGCGGCCTTGCCATTTCCCTGGCTACCATCGGCAGCTCCCTTGCCGGCGTGGTCTGGCCACCAATCATCCAACACTTCATCGCTGCGGTCGGCTGGCGGCAGACCCATATCGGCATCGGCCTATTCTGCCTGGCGACGATGCTGCCGCTCTCGCTGGTTCTGCTGCGGCGGCCTGTATTCCATAAGGCTACGCTCGAAGCGACGAGCACCGGCAGTACCTACCAAGCCATAGGCTTGGCTCCGAGCGTTACCCAAGGTTTGCTGGCCTTCGCCGGCCTGTGCTGCTGCGTCGCCATGTCGATGCCGCAGGTCCACTTGGTCGCCTACTGCGGCGATCTGGGATACGGCCCTGCGCGCGGCGCCGAGATGCTCGCGGTCATGCTCGGCTTTGGTGTGGCGAGCCGTCTGATCTTCGGCTGGGTGTTGAACTTTATCGGCGGGCTGCCGACCTTGCTGCTGGGCTCGGCGATGCAGGCCATCGCACTCGCGCTTTATCTGCCGTTCGACGGGCTGGTCTCGCTCTATGTCATTTCCGCCATTTTCGGCTTGGCGCAGGGTGGCATCATCCCGAGTTATGCGGTGATCATTCGCGAGCTGTTCCCGGCGCAAGAGGCCGGTCTTCGCGTCAGCCTCGCCATCTCGGTCACTCTCGCTGGCATGGCGCTAGGCGGCTGGCTGGCCGGTGCGATCTACGACTGGACCGGTTCCTATGCAGCGGCGCTGGTCAATGGCATCGCCTGGAACATCATGAACATGGCGATCGCAGCCTGGCTGCTACACCAGCGCACCCTGCCGAGGCGATTGGCGGCATGTCGACAAAAGGTATTGTCGGCTTGA
- a CDS encoding ArsR/SmtB family transcription factor, giving the protein MDNLSSSLDLVFGALADPTRRALLERLGEGEASIGELAEPFDMALPSLMKHVRVLEAVGLVESQKSGRVRTCRLKPAAMTDAERWLAEQRAVWEARLDRLEAYVKTIEKNEKKSRKRRLKQLSSANGGRPSLRPRSPGVRKRR; this is encoded by the coding sequence ATGGATAACTTATCATCAAGTCTCGACCTTGTGTTCGGCGCGCTTGCGGACCCAACCAGAAGAGCGCTCCTTGAGCGTCTGGGCGAGGGCGAGGCCTCGATCGGGGAGCTCGCCGAACCATTCGACATGGCGCTGCCCAGCCTTATGAAGCACGTCCGGGTGCTTGAGGCCGTCGGTCTCGTGGAGTCTCAGAAGAGTGGGCGCGTTCGCACCTGCCGGTTGAAGCCGGCCGCCATGACCGATGCTGAACGTTGGCTGGCTGAGCAGCGTGCGGTTTGGGAGGCACGCCTGGATCGGCTCGAGGCCTATGTGAAGACAATTGAGAAGAATGAGAAGAAGTCCCGGAAGCGAAGGCTGAAACAATTGAGCTCCGCAAACGGCGGGCGCCCCTC